From one Paramormyrops kingsleyae isolate MSU_618 chromosome 1, PKINGS_0.4, whole genome shotgun sequence genomic stretch:
- the LOC111849484 gene encoding zinc finger E-box-binding homeobox 2-like isoform X3, which yields MKQQIMADGPRCKRRKQANPRRKNAVLNYENVVETGSETDEDDRPLVPEEDSLLNGDSSPAGLTHPEASPRAGHAPSHRDDEDEDARDGGPELPWHDSDVLQVSLDGTDDMKDDYGPMETEEPVQELGNGTVKSADCPPDFDDFFVKRKLEDGESHVVSIAEYLQRGDTAIIYPEAPEELSRLGTPEANGLEENDLPPGTPDAFAQLLTCPYCDRGYKRLTSLKEHIKYRHEKNEESFSCPLCSYTFAYRTQLERHMATHKPARDQHQLLNPGAGNRKFKCTECGKAFKYKHHLKEHLRIHSGEKPYECSNCKKRFSHSGSYSSHISSKKCIGLIAVNGRVRGGGAKAGSSPTSASSSPTNSAITQLRHKLENGKPLGLPDQPAHMNIKMEPQDFSDYKLMMASHGFGGPGPFINGGIGGGSPLGVHGSAHSPLQNLGIGMDSQLLGYPGLGNNMSEVHKVLQIVDNTVCRQKMDCKPEELSKIKAFMKELGSQMEEQKQGLTPPGVPPTGLPVVSHNGATKSIIDYTLEKVNEAKACLQSLTTDSKRQISNIKKEKSNHMLDLGTEDKTHENNVLFTPFSCQYCKETFPGPIPLHQHERYLCKMNEEIKAVLQPNDNLTPNKPGPFPDKHTLLLSSMLSEKGLTSHINPYKDHMSVLKAYFAMNMEPNSEELLKISIAVGLPQEFVKEWFEQRKVYQYGDPRTPPLERHNREVALAATNHTPAKDPMVARSPVSLVKPADRITSPAVAELHNNINSCDTPLRLSKTAQFAGGKPTGEKLDHSRSNTPSPLNLSSTSSKNSHSSSYTPNSFTSEDLQAEPLDLSLPKLMKETKRIVTVKNQLNPNSVTIEHNNNVSSPRKHLEEPLNLAYLKKEFANSNNGHLDKSTNPIFSINPFSAKPLYTSIPPQGAFPPATFMPPVQASIPGLRPYPGLDPMSFLPHMTYTYATGAPTFAEMQQRRKYQRKQGFQGELLDGTAEYMSGLDDMTDSDSCLSRKKIKKTESGKRPHQCQICKKAFKHKHHLIEHSRLHSGEKPYQCDKCGKRFSHSGSYSQHMNHRYSYCKREAEEREAAEREAREKGHLEATELLMNRVYLRGMTPQGYSDTDERDAATRERQKEADGPYAKIGRRDEEFEEEEESENKSVDTDRDTLRDEEENGEHSMDDSSVDGKAEARSDHEDGV from the exons ATGATATGAAGGATGATTACGGCCCCATGGAGACTGAAGAGCCCGTACAGGAACTAGGAAATGGTACAG TAAAGAGCGCCGACTGCCCTCCGGACTTTGACGACTTCTTTGTCAAGCGGAAGCTAGAGGACGGTGAGAGCCACGTGGTCAGCATCGCCGAGTACCTGCAGCGGGGCGACACCGCCATCATTTACCCAGAAGCCCCGGAGGAACTGTCTCGCCTGGGCACGCCCGAGGCCAACGGGCTGGAGGAAAATG ACCTGCCACCTGGAACTCCAGATGCTTTTGCCCAACTGTTGACGTGCCCCTACTGCGACCGCGGTTACAAGCGGCTGACGTCGCTGAAGGAGCACATCAAGTACCGGCACGAGAAGAACGAGGAGAGCTTCTCCTGCCCCCTGTGTAGTTACACATTTGCCTACCGCACCCAGCTGGAGCGGCACATGGCCACGCACAAACCAGCCCGCGACCAG CACCAACTGCTGAATCCGGGAGCTGGCAACCGCAAGTTCAAGTGCACAGAATGCGGAAAGGCCTTCAAATACAAACACCATCTGAAGGAGCACCTGCGGATCCACAGCG GCGAGAAGCCATACGAATGCTCCAACTGCAAGAAGCGCTTCTCCCATTCCGGCTCCTACAGCTCCCATATCAGCAGCAAGAAGTGCATCGGCCTCATTGCTGTCAACGGGCGTGTGCGCGGCGGCGGCGCCAAGGCTGGCTCCTCGCCGACGTCGGCATCCTCCTCGCCCACTAACTCGGCCATCACACAGCTGAGGCACAAGCTGGAGAATGGCAAGCCTCTTGGGCTTCCGGACCAGCCAGCCCACATGAACATAAAGATGGAGCCACAGGACTTCAGTGACTATAAACTCATGATGGCCTCTCATGGGTTTGGAGGCCCCGGGCCCTTCATAAATGGAGGGATTGGGGGAGGCAGCCCTCTAGGAGTTCATGGCTCTGCTCATAGCCCTTTGCAGAACCTGGGGATCGGAATGGACTCTCAGCTCCTTGGATACCCAGGGCTGGGGAACAACATGAGCGAGGTGCATAAGGTTCTCCAGATCGTGGACAATACTGTGTGCCGACAGAAAATGGACTGCAAGCCCGAGGAGCTCTCAAAGATCAAGGCCTTCATGAAAGAGCTCGGCTCTCAGATGGAGGAGCAGAAGCAGGGCCTGACACCCCCTGGGGTTCCCCCAACCGGTCTTCCGGTCGTCAGCCACAATGGTGCCACTAAGAGCATCATTGACTACACGTTGGAGAAGGTGAATGAAGCCAAAGCTTGCCTGCAGAGCTTGACCACGGACTCAAAGAGACAAATTAGCAATATCAAAAAGGAGAAATCCAATCACATGTTAGATTTAGGTACGGAGGACAAAACTCATGAAAACAATGTCCTCTTCACGCCATTCTCCTGCCAGTACTGCAAAGAGACCTTCCCTGGGCCAATTCCCTTGCACCAGCATGAGCGATATCTGTGCAAGATGAACGAGGAGATCAAGGCAGTCCTCCAGCCAAACGATAACCTGACTCCCAACAAGCCAGGCCCATTTCCAGACAAACACACCCTACTGCTGTCCTCCATGCTTTCTGAGAAAGGACTGACGAGCCACATCAACCCCTACAAGGACCACATGTCGGTGCTCAAGGCATACTTTGCCATGAATATGGAGCCCAACTCTGAGGAGCTGCTCAAGATCTCCATTGCAGTGGGCCTTCCTCAGGAATTTGTGAAGGAATGGTTCGAGCAGCGGAAGGTCTACCAATATGGGGACCCCAGGACCCCACCTCTGGAGCGGCACAACAGGGAGGTGGCGCTGGCTGCCACCAACCACACTCCCGCTAAAGACCCAATGGTGGCCCGGTCCCCAGTGTCCCTGGTCAAGCCGGCTGACCGCATCACATCACCAGCAGTAGCCGAGCTCCACAACAACATCAACAGCTGTGACACTCCCCTCAGGCTTTCAAAAACTGCCCAATTTGCTGGTGGCAAGCCGACAGGCGAGAAATTGGACCACTCGCGCAGCAACACTCCTTCGCCTTTGAACCTCTCTTCCACGTCATCAAAAAACTCCCACAGCAGCTCGTACACTCCAAACAGCTTCACTTCGGAGGACCTTCAGGCTGAGCCATTGGACCTGTCCCTGCCAAAACTCATGAAGGAAACTAAACGTATTGTGACTGTGAAAAACCAGCTGAATCCCAACAGTGTCACCATCGAGCACAACAACAATGTGTCCTCCCCACGCAAGCACTTGGAGGAGCCTTTGAACTTGGCATACTTAAAAAAAGAGTTTGCCAACTCCAACAACGGCCACCTTGACAAAAGCACTAACCCCATTTTCAGTATTAACCCCTTCAGTGCCAAGCCTCTGTACACATCGATTCCACCTCAGGGCGCCTTTCCTCCTGCCACTTTCATGCCCCCAGTTCAGGCCAGCATCCCAGGCCTGAGGCCATACCCAGGGCTGGACCCCATGAGCTTCCTGCCACACATGACTTACACGTATGCAACGGGAGCGCCTACTTTTGCCGAAATGCAACAGAGGAGGAAATACCAGCGCAAACAAGGTTTCCAA GGGGAGCTGCTTGACGGCACAGCAGAGTACATGTCAGGCCTGGATGACATGACAGACTCTGACTCCTGTCTGTCCCGGAAGAAGATTAAGAAGACAGAAAGTG GTAAACGGCCACACCAGTGCCAGATCTGCAAGAAGGCCTTCAAGCACAAGCACCACCTGATCGAGCACTCGCGGCTACACTCGGGCGAGAAGCCCTACCAGTGCGACAAGTGCGGCAAGCGCTTCTCGCACTCAGGCTCCTATTCGCAGCACATGAACCACCGTTACTCCTACTGCAAGCGGGAGGCCGAGGAGCGCGAGGCGGCTGAGAGGGAGGCGCGTGAGAAGGGCCACCTGGAGGCCACGGAGCTGCTCATGAACCGTGTGTACCTGCGCGGAATGACCCCCCAGGGCTACTCCGACACGGACGAGCGAGACGCTGCCACCAGGGAGCGGCAGAAGGAGGCAGACGGGCCGTACGCCAAGATTGGTCGGCGGGACGAGGAgtttgaggaggaggaggagagtgaGAACAAGAGCGTGGACACGGACAGGGACACATTAAGGGACGAGGAGGAGAATGGAGAGCACTCGATGGATGACAGCTCAGTGGACGGGAAAGCAGAGGCCAGATCCGATCACGAGGACGGCGTGTAA
- the LOC111849484 gene encoding zinc finger E-box-binding homeobox 2-like isoform X1 yields the protein MKQQIMADGPRCKRRKQANPRRKNAVLNYENVVETGSETDEDDRPLVPEEDSLLNGDSSPAGLTHPEASPRAGHAPSHRDDEDEDARDGGPELPWHDSDVLQVSLDGTDDMKDDYGPMETEEPVQELGNGTVKSADCPPDFDDFFVKRKLEDGESHVVSIAEYLQRGDTAIIYPEAPEELSRLGTPEANGLEENDLPPGTPDAFAQLLTCPYCDRGYKRLTSLKEHIKYRHEKNEESFSCPLCSYTFAYRTQLERHMATHKPARDQHQLLNPGAGNRKFKCTECGKAFKYKHHLKEHLRIHSGEKPYECSNCKKRFSHSGSYSSHISSKKCIGLIAVNGRVRGGGAKAGSSPTSASSSPTNSAITQLRHKLENGKPLGLPDQPAHMNIKMEPQDFSDYKLMMASHGFGGPGPFINGGIGGGSPLGVHGSAHSPLQNLGIGMDSQLLGYPGLGNNMSEVHKVLQIVDNTVCRQKMDCKPEELSKIKAFMKELGSQMEEQKQGLTPPGVPPTGLPVVSHNGATKSIIDYTLEKVNEAKACLQSLTTDSKRQISNIKKEKSNHMLDLGTEDKTHENNVLFTPFSCQYCKETFPGPIPLHQHERYLCKMNEEIKAVLQPNDNLTPNKPGPFPDKHTLLLSSMLSEKGLTSHINPYKDHMSVLKAYFAMNMEPNSEELLKISIAVGLPQEFVKEWFEQRKVYQYGDPRTPPLERHNREVALAATNHTPAKDPMVARSPVSLVKPADRITSPAVAELHNNINSCDTPLRLSKTAQFAGGKPTGEKLDHSRSNTPSPLNLSSTSSKNSHSSSYTPNSFTSEDLQAEPLDLSLPKLMKETKRIVTVKNQLNPNSVTIEHNNNVSSPRKHLEEPLNLAYLKKEFANSNNGHLDKSTNPIFSINPFSAKPLYTSIPPQGAFPPATFMPPVQASIPGLRPYPGLDPMSFLPHMTYTYATGAPTFAEMQQRRKYQRKQGFQGELLDGTAEYMSGLDDMTDSDSCLSRKKIKKTESGMYACDLCDKTFQKSSSLLRHKYEHTGKRPHQCQICKKAFKHKHHLIEHSRLHSGEKPYQCDKCGKRFSHSGSYSQHMNHRYSYCKREAEEREAAEREAREKGHLEATELLMNRVYLRGMTPQGYSDTDERDAATRERQKEADGPYAKIGRRDEEFEEEEESENKSVDTDRDTLRDEEENGEHSMDDSSVDGKAEARSDHEDGV from the exons ATGATATGAAGGATGATTACGGCCCCATGGAGACTGAAGAGCCCGTACAGGAACTAGGAAATGGTACAG TAAAGAGCGCCGACTGCCCTCCGGACTTTGACGACTTCTTTGTCAAGCGGAAGCTAGAGGACGGTGAGAGCCACGTGGTCAGCATCGCCGAGTACCTGCAGCGGGGCGACACCGCCATCATTTACCCAGAAGCCCCGGAGGAACTGTCTCGCCTGGGCACGCCCGAGGCCAACGGGCTGGAGGAAAATG ACCTGCCACCTGGAACTCCAGATGCTTTTGCCCAACTGTTGACGTGCCCCTACTGCGACCGCGGTTACAAGCGGCTGACGTCGCTGAAGGAGCACATCAAGTACCGGCACGAGAAGAACGAGGAGAGCTTCTCCTGCCCCCTGTGTAGTTACACATTTGCCTACCGCACCCAGCTGGAGCGGCACATGGCCACGCACAAACCAGCCCGCGACCAG CACCAACTGCTGAATCCGGGAGCTGGCAACCGCAAGTTCAAGTGCACAGAATGCGGAAAGGCCTTCAAATACAAACACCATCTGAAGGAGCACCTGCGGATCCACAGCG GCGAGAAGCCATACGAATGCTCCAACTGCAAGAAGCGCTTCTCCCATTCCGGCTCCTACAGCTCCCATATCAGCAGCAAGAAGTGCATCGGCCTCATTGCTGTCAACGGGCGTGTGCGCGGCGGCGGCGCCAAGGCTGGCTCCTCGCCGACGTCGGCATCCTCCTCGCCCACTAACTCGGCCATCACACAGCTGAGGCACAAGCTGGAGAATGGCAAGCCTCTTGGGCTTCCGGACCAGCCAGCCCACATGAACATAAAGATGGAGCCACAGGACTTCAGTGACTATAAACTCATGATGGCCTCTCATGGGTTTGGAGGCCCCGGGCCCTTCATAAATGGAGGGATTGGGGGAGGCAGCCCTCTAGGAGTTCATGGCTCTGCTCATAGCCCTTTGCAGAACCTGGGGATCGGAATGGACTCTCAGCTCCTTGGATACCCAGGGCTGGGGAACAACATGAGCGAGGTGCATAAGGTTCTCCAGATCGTGGACAATACTGTGTGCCGACAGAAAATGGACTGCAAGCCCGAGGAGCTCTCAAAGATCAAGGCCTTCATGAAAGAGCTCGGCTCTCAGATGGAGGAGCAGAAGCAGGGCCTGACACCCCCTGGGGTTCCCCCAACCGGTCTTCCGGTCGTCAGCCACAATGGTGCCACTAAGAGCATCATTGACTACACGTTGGAGAAGGTGAATGAAGCCAAAGCTTGCCTGCAGAGCTTGACCACGGACTCAAAGAGACAAATTAGCAATATCAAAAAGGAGAAATCCAATCACATGTTAGATTTAGGTACGGAGGACAAAACTCATGAAAACAATGTCCTCTTCACGCCATTCTCCTGCCAGTACTGCAAAGAGACCTTCCCTGGGCCAATTCCCTTGCACCAGCATGAGCGATATCTGTGCAAGATGAACGAGGAGATCAAGGCAGTCCTCCAGCCAAACGATAACCTGACTCCCAACAAGCCAGGCCCATTTCCAGACAAACACACCCTACTGCTGTCCTCCATGCTTTCTGAGAAAGGACTGACGAGCCACATCAACCCCTACAAGGACCACATGTCGGTGCTCAAGGCATACTTTGCCATGAATATGGAGCCCAACTCTGAGGAGCTGCTCAAGATCTCCATTGCAGTGGGCCTTCCTCAGGAATTTGTGAAGGAATGGTTCGAGCAGCGGAAGGTCTACCAATATGGGGACCCCAGGACCCCACCTCTGGAGCGGCACAACAGGGAGGTGGCGCTGGCTGCCACCAACCACACTCCCGCTAAAGACCCAATGGTGGCCCGGTCCCCAGTGTCCCTGGTCAAGCCGGCTGACCGCATCACATCACCAGCAGTAGCCGAGCTCCACAACAACATCAACAGCTGTGACACTCCCCTCAGGCTTTCAAAAACTGCCCAATTTGCTGGTGGCAAGCCGACAGGCGAGAAATTGGACCACTCGCGCAGCAACACTCCTTCGCCTTTGAACCTCTCTTCCACGTCATCAAAAAACTCCCACAGCAGCTCGTACACTCCAAACAGCTTCACTTCGGAGGACCTTCAGGCTGAGCCATTGGACCTGTCCCTGCCAAAACTCATGAAGGAAACTAAACGTATTGTGACTGTGAAAAACCAGCTGAATCCCAACAGTGTCACCATCGAGCACAACAACAATGTGTCCTCCCCACGCAAGCACTTGGAGGAGCCTTTGAACTTGGCATACTTAAAAAAAGAGTTTGCCAACTCCAACAACGGCCACCTTGACAAAAGCACTAACCCCATTTTCAGTATTAACCCCTTCAGTGCCAAGCCTCTGTACACATCGATTCCACCTCAGGGCGCCTTTCCTCCTGCCACTTTCATGCCCCCAGTTCAGGCCAGCATCCCAGGCCTGAGGCCATACCCAGGGCTGGACCCCATGAGCTTCCTGCCACACATGACTTACACGTATGCAACGGGAGCGCCTACTTTTGCCGAAATGCAACAGAGGAGGAAATACCAGCGCAAACAAGGTTTCCAA GGGGAGCTGCTTGACGGCACAGCAGAGTACATGTCAGGCCTGGATGACATGACAGACTCTGACTCCTGTCTGTCCCGGAAGAAGATTAAGAAGACAGAAAGTGGTATGTACGCGTGTGACTTGTGCGACAAAACATTCCAGAAGAGCAGTTCCCTCCTAAGACACAAATATGAGCACACAG GTAAACGGCCACACCAGTGCCAGATCTGCAAGAAGGCCTTCAAGCACAAGCACCACCTGATCGAGCACTCGCGGCTACACTCGGGCGAGAAGCCCTACCAGTGCGACAAGTGCGGCAAGCGCTTCTCGCACTCAGGCTCCTATTCGCAGCACATGAACCACCGTTACTCCTACTGCAAGCGGGAGGCCGAGGAGCGCGAGGCGGCTGAGAGGGAGGCGCGTGAGAAGGGCCACCTGGAGGCCACGGAGCTGCTCATGAACCGTGTGTACCTGCGCGGAATGACCCCCCAGGGCTACTCCGACACGGACGAGCGAGACGCTGCCACCAGGGAGCGGCAGAAGGAGGCAGACGGGCCGTACGCCAAGATTGGTCGGCGGGACGAGGAgtttgaggaggaggaggagagtgaGAACAAGAGCGTGGACACGGACAGGGACACATTAAGGGACGAGGAGGAGAATGGAGAGCACTCGATGGATGACAGCTCAGTGGACGGGAAAGCAGAGGCCAGATCCGATCACGAGGACGGCGTGTAA
- the LOC111849484 gene encoding zinc finger E-box-binding homeobox 2-like isoform X4: MKQQIMADGPRCKRRKQANPRRKNVLNYENVVETGSETDEDDRPLVPEEDSLLNGDSSPAGLTHPEASPRAGHAPSHRDDEDEDARDGGPELPWHDSDVLQVSLDGTDDMKDDYGPMETEEPVQELGNGTVKSADCPPDFDDFFVKRKLEDGESHVVSIAEYLQRGDTAIIYPEAPEELSRLGTPEANGLEENDLPPGTPDAFAQLLTCPYCDRGYKRLTSLKEHIKYRHEKNEESFSCPLCSYTFAYRTQLERHMATHKPARDQHQLLNPGAGNRKFKCTECGKAFKYKHHLKEHLRIHSGEKPYECSNCKKRFSHSGSYSSHISSKKCIGLIAVNGRVRGGGAKAGSSPTSASSSPTNSAITQLRHKLENGKPLGLPDQPAHMNIKMEPQDFSDYKLMMASHGFGGPGPFINGGIGGGSPLGVHGSAHSPLQNLGIGMDSQLLGYPGLGNNMSEVHKVLQIVDNTVCRQKMDCKPEELSKIKAFMKELGSQMEEQKQGLTPPGVPPTGLPVVSHNGATKSIIDYTLEKVNEAKACLQSLTTDSKRQISNIKKEKSNHMLDLGTEDKTHENNVLFTPFSCQYCKETFPGPIPLHQHERYLCKMNEEIKAVLQPNDNLTPNKPGPFPDKHTLLLSSMLSEKGLTSHINPYKDHMSVLKAYFAMNMEPNSEELLKISIAVGLPQEFVKEWFEQRKVYQYGDPRTPPLERHNREVALAATNHTPAKDPMVARSPVSLVKPADRITSPAVAELHNNINSCDTPLRLSKTAQFAGGKPTGEKLDHSRSNTPSPLNLSSTSSKNSHSSSYTPNSFTSEDLQAEPLDLSLPKLMKETKRIVTVKNQLNPNSVTIEHNNNVSSPRKHLEEPLNLAYLKKEFANSNNGHLDKSTNPIFSINPFSAKPLYTSIPPQGAFPPATFMPPVQASIPGLRPYPGLDPMSFLPHMTYTYATGAPTFAEMQQRRKYQRKQGFQGELLDGTAEYMSGLDDMTDSDSCLSRKKIKKTESGKRPHQCQICKKAFKHKHHLIEHSRLHSGEKPYQCDKCGKRFSHSGSYSQHMNHRYSYCKREAEEREAAEREAREKGHLEATELLMNRVYLRGMTPQGYSDTDERDAATRERQKEADGPYAKIGRRDEEFEEEEESENKSVDTDRDTLRDEEENGEHSMDDSSVDGKAEARSDHEDGV; this comes from the exons ATGATATGAAGGATGATTACGGCCCCATGGAGACTGAAGAGCCCGTACAGGAACTAGGAAATGGTACAG TAAAGAGCGCCGACTGCCCTCCGGACTTTGACGACTTCTTTGTCAAGCGGAAGCTAGAGGACGGTGAGAGCCACGTGGTCAGCATCGCCGAGTACCTGCAGCGGGGCGACACCGCCATCATTTACCCAGAAGCCCCGGAGGAACTGTCTCGCCTGGGCACGCCCGAGGCCAACGGGCTGGAGGAAAATG ACCTGCCACCTGGAACTCCAGATGCTTTTGCCCAACTGTTGACGTGCCCCTACTGCGACCGCGGTTACAAGCGGCTGACGTCGCTGAAGGAGCACATCAAGTACCGGCACGAGAAGAACGAGGAGAGCTTCTCCTGCCCCCTGTGTAGTTACACATTTGCCTACCGCACCCAGCTGGAGCGGCACATGGCCACGCACAAACCAGCCCGCGACCAG CACCAACTGCTGAATCCGGGAGCTGGCAACCGCAAGTTCAAGTGCACAGAATGCGGAAAGGCCTTCAAATACAAACACCATCTGAAGGAGCACCTGCGGATCCACAGCG GCGAGAAGCCATACGAATGCTCCAACTGCAAGAAGCGCTTCTCCCATTCCGGCTCCTACAGCTCCCATATCAGCAGCAAGAAGTGCATCGGCCTCATTGCTGTCAACGGGCGTGTGCGCGGCGGCGGCGCCAAGGCTGGCTCCTCGCCGACGTCGGCATCCTCCTCGCCCACTAACTCGGCCATCACACAGCTGAGGCACAAGCTGGAGAATGGCAAGCCTCTTGGGCTTCCGGACCAGCCAGCCCACATGAACATAAAGATGGAGCCACAGGACTTCAGTGACTATAAACTCATGATGGCCTCTCATGGGTTTGGAGGCCCCGGGCCCTTCATAAATGGAGGGATTGGGGGAGGCAGCCCTCTAGGAGTTCATGGCTCTGCTCATAGCCCTTTGCAGAACCTGGGGATCGGAATGGACTCTCAGCTCCTTGGATACCCAGGGCTGGGGAACAACATGAGCGAGGTGCATAAGGTTCTCCAGATCGTGGACAATACTGTGTGCCGACAGAAAATGGACTGCAAGCCCGAGGAGCTCTCAAAGATCAAGGCCTTCATGAAAGAGCTCGGCTCTCAGATGGAGGAGCAGAAGCAGGGCCTGACACCCCCTGGGGTTCCCCCAACCGGTCTTCCGGTCGTCAGCCACAATGGTGCCACTAAGAGCATCATTGACTACACGTTGGAGAAGGTGAATGAAGCCAAAGCTTGCCTGCAGAGCTTGACCACGGACTCAAAGAGACAAATTAGCAATATCAAAAAGGAGAAATCCAATCACATGTTAGATTTAGGTACGGAGGACAAAACTCATGAAAACAATGTCCTCTTCACGCCATTCTCCTGCCAGTACTGCAAAGAGACCTTCCCTGGGCCAATTCCCTTGCACCAGCATGAGCGATATCTGTGCAAGATGAACGAGGAGATCAAGGCAGTCCTCCAGCCAAACGATAACCTGACTCCCAACAAGCCAGGCCCATTTCCAGACAAACACACCCTACTGCTGTCCTCCATGCTTTCTGAGAAAGGACTGACGAGCCACATCAACCCCTACAAGGACCACATGTCGGTGCTCAAGGCATACTTTGCCATGAATATGGAGCCCAACTCTGAGGAGCTGCTCAAGATCTCCATTGCAGTGGGCCTTCCTCAGGAATTTGTGAAGGAATGGTTCGAGCAGCGGAAGGTCTACCAATATGGGGACCCCAGGACCCCACCTCTGGAGCGGCACAACAGGGAGGTGGCGCTGGCTGCCACCAACCACACTCCCGCTAAAGACCCAATGGTGGCCCGGTCCCCAGTGTCCCTGGTCAAGCCGGCTGACCGCATCACATCACCAGCAGTAGCCGAGCTCCACAACAACATCAACAGCTGTGACACTCCCCTCAGGCTTTCAAAAACTGCCCAATTTGCTGGTGGCAAGCCGACAGGCGAGAAATTGGACCACTCGCGCAGCAACACTCCTTCGCCTTTGAACCTCTCTTCCACGTCATCAAAAAACTCCCACAGCAGCTCGTACACTCCAAACAGCTTCACTTCGGAGGACCTTCAGGCTGAGCCATTGGACCTGTCCCTGCCAAAACTCATGAAGGAAACTAAACGTATTGTGACTGTGAAAAACCAGCTGAATCCCAACAGTGTCACCATCGAGCACAACAACAATGTGTCCTCCCCACGCAAGCACTTGGAGGAGCCTTTGAACTTGGCATACTTAAAAAAAGAGTTTGCCAACTCCAACAACGGCCACCTTGACAAAAGCACTAACCCCATTTTCAGTATTAACCCCTTCAGTGCCAAGCCTCTGTACACATCGATTCCACCTCAGGGCGCCTTTCCTCCTGCCACTTTCATGCCCCCAGTTCAGGCCAGCATCCCAGGCCTGAGGCCATACCCAGGGCTGGACCCCATGAGCTTCCTGCCACACATGACTTACACGTATGCAACGGGAGCGCCTACTTTTGCCGAAATGCAACAGAGGAGGAAATACCAGCGCAAACAAGGTTTCCAA GGGGAGCTGCTTGACGGCACAGCAGAGTACATGTCAGGCCTGGATGACATGACAGACTCTGACTCCTGTCTGTCCCGGAAGAAGATTAAGAAGACAGAAAGTG GTAAACGGCCACACCAGTGCCAGATCTGCAAGAAGGCCTTCAAGCACAAGCACCACCTGATCGAGCACTCGCGGCTACACTCGGGCGAGAAGCCCTACCAGTGCGACAAGTGCGGCAAGCGCTTCTCGCACTCAGGCTCCTATTCGCAGCACATGAACCACCGTTACTCCTACTGCAAGCGGGAGGCCGAGGAGCGCGAGGCGGCTGAGAGGGAGGCGCGTGAGAAGGGCCACCTGGAGGCCACGGAGCTGCTCATGAACCGTGTGTACCTGCGCGGAATGACCCCCCAGGGCTACTCCGACACGGACGAGCGAGACGCTGCCACCAGGGAGCGGCAGAAGGAGGCAGACGGGCCGTACGCCAAGATTGGTCGGCGGGACGAGGAgtttgaggaggaggaggagagtgaGAACAAGAGCGTGGACACGGACAGGGACACATTAAGGGACGAGGAGGAGAATGGAGAGCACTCGATGGATGACAGCTCAGTGGACGGGAAAGCAGAGGCCAGATCCGATCACGAGGACGGCGTGTAA